The genome window TTGCCCCAATAAACAAAAGCTCAAAATTCAATTACAAGATTGAACTAAATTTTGGGTATTCGCTAATACTCTTTTCATAAATTAGAATACAAAGGaaaggaaatagaaaataaaagataaaattcccaaacaaatcaagaaccaagaaagaaagaagactcGAACGAAATTGTCGATCAGTGAAAATCCTAGAAAGAGAgctttacacaattttttatcatATGGGAAGTATAATAATCAGAAACGAAAATCTTTCTCATACACAGCACGCGTGCGTGCGTGCGTGCGCGCTGTCTCAGAAGGTGTCCTAAGATTTTCTGACTTAAATCATCTTCACAATGtaacataaatttaataaagcaaaagggaaaaaaaaaatgtcagaaACAAGAAGAATCAGAAACAACGTAGCGAGTAGATTCTTGATCACATGATGTTGATCATCACCCGTAAATTACTTTCTTCATGTTCGACAGATCAGATTTTACACAAACACCAGATGATAGATATATAGGTTGGGATTACACAGAGAGAGAAGACGGTATGTGAAGCTTTTATAGAGGTGTACTTGAAACCCTAGAGGCGCTAATCGTGCTGTTTGGTTACAGATATGTGGTTCGCCTTCATAATGTTATCCCCTGCTTGGCTGCTTGGGTACATTTAACTGATTCAAAGGGTCTTAAAAGTGTTtgtttgctttaaaaaaaatagcttttatctcattttaaaaaaaaattaacaaaactaacttaaaataaaataaaataaaataatctatatattttgataaacactatacaaataaaatactaaaaattacgGAATTTCTAATTGGACACTTATATAATTTTCGATTCCATAATAAGTATTCTTTACCATCTGGTCAAAATatcaattgatttcttttttatatagcCAAGACTCACTATGTGCCTCACAAGGCCAACGTTGGAATGTGAAACggtagaaaataattttattatcaattagAATAAGGGCAAGAATGCCCATAGAAGCCagtattgcaaatttgcaataaGATAGATAATATAGTATAGAACTACGTGTGTATAATCtacatcttattactttaatagaaaatattttttttttatttaaaaaggcCGTTaagataacaatttttttatagacaAAATTCATTTAATCAGTTGCTAGCTAGTCTCTCTCTTCCCAATTCATAAGATGATAGAAAGCATTCataatatataacaaataagaagtcaagattcaagagaAATAGGCTTGGCATtatgataataaatattaattaaaaccCTTCTACATAAAGTTTTACATGGAGGATGAGAGAAGGTTGACCAATCATCATATATAATCATTACACACcattgtgtgtgtatatgatAAGAATGTATACATAGAAATTGTATTGACATGTTTATCAATAGAATATCAACATTTATGAATCAACTTCGatttatttgattatatattattaaaaaaaaaaacagaaatctTTGTTTAATTAGGGATTTCATCTGCAGCTTTGAGAATTATCTCAAAGGCATTTTCCACGCATGACTTGAATTTTTGGGGATCCAGGAATCCCTTCTCTATTACGGCGCTAACCCTCAGGCTTCCCATGTAACTTACTATTGATATAACAAGGTTCTGCAAatccatattaaaaaaaaaaaaaaaaaaaaatttgttacaatgGGCCATAAAAACAAGGTGTCCTGGAATTATTCATAAAGGTCATTGAATTCGAGAAATTTGTACATAAAATCGTATATCATGCttcttaatttgtaatttattttccactgtaATGACAAATAAAATACTGAAATAGTCCTTATATGTAAATTATAATTACTATTTATGTATTGCCCAAGGTCCCATTGCTAGTCCAATAAAaggcaacaaaaaattgttttctgccctcccaaaaagaaaatttaggtGATTTCTTCTAATAAGTGTGGGTTTAGATTGggatagaaaattaaaaatatatgattatacagcttatttttgctattatttatagaCCCCACTacattttttgatactatttatgaactccactatactattttaactaacttttacctttatctacagtactttcagcaataagttttcagtttcagtaaaataagcgatatccaaacaccCTAAGTTAAAAGTAACAAAAACCATTCTCTAACTTCAAAAAACAACATCATTTTTTCCCCATGGGAGAAAAGCCAATGAAAAGAATCACATGATGCCTCTATCTATAGAGTATTTATAGAGTGCAGAGATCACAATTTTTCCCACAACTTTTGTCAAAACTTGCTTATGTGGCAAGTTGTGAGTAGTGAAATTGTGAACCCACTACTTTCTTTTACTCCATTATTCACGACTTACTACGTGAGCAAGTTATGtaaaaaatgtagaaaaaatTGTGATTCTAGTATTTTACCTGTTTATAAGGCAACCTCTACATTAAAAATATGGCACAAATTATACTTCCATATTTATGGTAAGTTggaattgggaaaaaaatttatatatatatatatatattttttttttatctaagaatctttataaaataaatttattttttcaaaggcAAACTAGGTGGTAcaacaattataattttattattttacctgAGGTATACCGAGCACCACGTAGTATAGACCTTTGATCGGATGATTATCCAAAGACACTTGTTCCAGTGGCCCGATCAAATTCGAAATCGACAAACTAGACTTCCATATTGTCCCATGTATGAATTTAGCGGCAGCCTGCAATAGTACCAGAATGTTCATATTACGAAAATTTCTGTTATGGTACAcgttcaaaaataaattcaattcgttttttttttaaaccttttttttccctctttgaTGAATAATATTAAGTACTATTATGTGGCTTTGCAATTTGAAGAAATTGTTGTAAGAAAATTATATTGCTATATCAAAATAGAAGCACCAATCCAAGAATATGTGGCTTGCTTAGCAATTAAGGTACTAAATCCTCCCCAACCCCCGACCCCTCTTTTTTTCCTACCcgttttaatttagaaaaaagacaactatttgacaattttaataattaataatatgatatataagtatgctataaattaatattatagttttgaaaaattaccTCAAATTCCAATTGTGATTTGGAAAGCTAATTGAGTCTACGTCttgaagaaagaaatataaatttggttatttttttgggaaaatgttCATCTCCGAACTAGTTTGAGATAAACCATCCAAACTTCTTATATATCTTTTtgttagatgtgaattttgaaaatctgaCCGTTATATtatatgttcttattatatcattcatacttgcaaaatttcaagaagatcaaatataaatagttatatcatcaatcataatatttaaatttcaagtttttgtggtttaaattatacataaaaaataagtttattgatcaaataataaataatatcatatttaaacaaaatttgacatgcatgttaaaaatataaagaacatacaatcaaatggttagattttcaaaattaacatccaataaaaagatataggaTAGGATTTAAGGGTTTCTCTCCAACgagttaagaatataaagaacatgcaatcgaattgttaaaattttaaaattaacatccaataaaaatatataggataggtttgaagggtttctctctaaattagtttggagaaaaactttGTCCACTTTCTTGAGTTTCCTTAGTGGGGAGAAAAGTTATTTCATGGAGTGGAATGAAACTTTATTCCTTATTAGAGAagtgatgtattttttttgtccACCATGGAATAGGATAAGTTTTATAGGTAGACCACGTGGCAAAGAATTTGATGGCTTTGGCCAAGGCGTCATCCTTATGGGGATGGAAAGGAGAATTTGTGGATCTTGGATTAATATTGTGAAGCGATAAAAAGAATGAGGTTTGCATGTGTGTGAGAGGCAATAAAATAaggagatttttcttttgccaTGAGACATGTATAAAGGAGGATAAATTTGGGGTTCCTTAGGGAGAGGTTTTTTGGGTGTTATAACCACTGAGAGTTGTTGTATCCAAAGTGAATGAATATCTCAGGTGAGTTCATATTAattcttagagagaaaatattattttatttgggggatttattttgtaattcttgagaatattttgtaattgattttataatgggagatttatttggagtttgcccttgatttttctcttcaaaGAGAAAGGTTTTCCTCATAAATTTATACGTTCTTGTGTGATATTAATATTTTGGCTTAGTAATTTTGgtgataatattttgaaaatattgattAAATTTGTTAGTTGATTGTCTTAATTTACATAAAACTAATTGGGACCCAAGATATAGAATATCAAATGTTATAAGCAACAAGTATTTACTATTAAACTAAGTagagtattttaaaaaaaaaaaaaattaagataacaGGGctacattaatattttgaaaaatatcaaattaaggAAGGTAGAAATAAGGAATTATTGCTGATGAATAAGATCATGTATGTACCTCAGGGCCTTTAAGTTTCTTCACAATATCCAAAAGCTTACTAGTGATATAAACACCTAATgagcttttcttcttcttgattaTCTTGTTTGCTGCCCACACAAACTCAAGTGGGTTTGCGGATTTATGATCATCCTTAAACTTTGGCATTGGTACATGCAAGAAGCTGAATCGGTTCCCCCATGGCACCTTTGACTTAGGTTCAAGCATCTCCTCAATTGACTTGTAGGCGCCACTCATTGTCCTAGTGTTGAGCAATACCAATGCTGTGGAATGTGATTTACTTGATTTATAGTTAATCTCTTGCATGCATAACCGGGTGCCGAGGAAGATTATTCCAGTAATTACATCATTTATCGTCtgtacttaagaaaaaaaaattcaattaaacaataattttataatatttaaaaaaaaattaattatgcaTGCATTGTCAATAGATTTTCATGACAAATGAATATTCTTacttatttgaaatatataataaacattaaaaaaattcattaaaaaaagaaatctataaatatttcaacaaactacattttttttttccttatcaaaATGGAGCAAtcaaaactaataaatttgCATACTCTAATACTAAATGATATTCGTAtaagtgctttttttttctccctgaGTCAGCTAAATTCAAAAGTGAACATTTTTTTAGGAACATTCAAAAGGAAACATtgtaatattaaattaaacGTAAGTATAAATCAATGTTGTCAATTCCATTTTGGTGCCCATTTCAGTTTATctattggaaaaaaataattcgGTACCTGTTAATTCTAGTATACCGTTTTAGGTTTTACTACTACTATATACATTTGCTGATATACACACACACCATCAAGAATTGCCATTGTGCGGTGTATTCAAGAGTTAGGGCTTTTTGGATATATATCAgtataagtttctttaaaaaatcttcttctctctccccatgtgtgtgttaaaaatacttagtattctccaacaaaaaaaaaaaaaaaagatatacaCACACCAAGAcaaaggttttaaaaaccggattGGACCGTTTGGTTCAACTGAGAACCGGACCTTAATCCGATCtgattattagttaaaattgaaaatgaaggGAAAACCGGGCAAACAATGCAAACCACCGGTTCAACCGACATAACATGAAAACCGGTGCGGTTAAACTAGTTTTAGTAATACTTCATAAATACTTCAGCTGTTGTGTTTTTTAACCCCCCAACcccgcccaaaaaaaaaaaaaaaattaaaagagagacCTTGCTTTAGATTTAAGAAGAAAAGTTTTGACTTTGAAAATGCTCTCTCAAGTATGAAGTGGTTAAGCCTAAGACACCCACAGTGACCCAAAAACATCAGATTTACTTTACTTACCTTTTgctcgaaagaaaaaaaaaatcagatttccTATATTTGTGTTGAGGAAGAACCAAAGAAGCCCAAAGATAAGCAGATTTGTAATAATCTGATGCTTCAGTGGGGGCTTTTTTTCGCTGCTCTTGCCTCTAGCAGATGCTCATttcacgagagagagagagagagagagagagagagagagagagagagagagagagagagagagagagaaagagagagatatgacAAGCAAAAAGTGAGATGGGAAAATGTAAAAACTATTGTTGAAACTTGACATACATAAGGTCAAACTTGTGATCAATGCATGAGAACACTTCAACAACATTGGTGGAGTTTGAGATACATAAGGTCAAACTTAGTGTTGTTGAAACTTGAACGAAACGTGTGGCAGAGGTTTGAATAGATTTCAAAATGTGTGGTAGTGGGGAAATTAAGTATTAACGAGTAGAATgtgtgagggaaaaaaaatatcaagtgGACAATGATATTACTACCCATTGGTGcacttactttttgttatttgaaaggttaaaaaataactaaaatattttatagtggGTTGTGGGTGCTTGTAAatcaatatatgtttttttgtttttgttttggttgaattGTGTTAAGTGGTGTCTAAAAGTTGGTAAGCATGtttactattatttaattttttagttaaaatgacaaggtataaaaataattaattatttattttttataattattaattaaattatttatgacgtcaCCTGTTCGACCATCGATCGGATTTCGGTCCAACCAGAAAATCGATTATCAGTCCCTTTTTCGGTTCTTTCACtgtaccggtttttaaaaccatgaccAAGACACATTTAACACTCATATAGTCATATTTACTCATCATCAATGAAATAATAAGAATCAATTCAAAACAGCATAGCTTtagtttcttctttcttttaaacCAGAAAAAAGGGCAAATTGGAATGACCAATTGGAAATGGCCGAAATGGACTGGTTTAATATATGTCATCGTTctaatatatgtatttttaatttggtttatagaataaaaataatgctaaactatatatgttaatttaaactaattaattagaattcattgggttttttaatttttttttttttaaaaacctaactccaatctttttttaattgaattacgTACTTTGGAACTTCTCTAAAGAAATACTAATTAAGGTAAGTTTTTCTTTCCCCATAAATTctgtaatttgatttttatttatttattaatattattaacaaatgcatattatatatactttttttttttaaccttccTATGAAGTGCATAAGTTAGGTTATAATCATACATAGAATTTTGGAGCAACTATGGGAGTAAAACCGATGACGGCCCTCATCTAAACTTTTTAGATGAGTTTGGTTTTGACTTGACCAGGTATGGGTCTAAAACTTATTGTACTAAATTAGGTTGTTATTCCTATGATCCTTACTCGATCTTTGATGGGCTGGTTCAACCCGATATGaaccatatttttttatatctaaagaacaaaaaatttttaaatgattttaaacctcttttattttattttatagttctttcaatacaaaaaaaaaaaaaaaagaaaaggaaaaaaaagaaaagttaaataatacataaatctTTACGTTTATAGCCACAAAAGAATAAGGGAAAAGTGTATACTTGGTTATAAATGAAACACGACTTAAAATTAAATCACCTAACAAAATAACTAATATATAGagctttaataataaaatataatagtttttttttataaaaaaataaaataaattaggaaGAACATCTACGATGgacttacaaaaataaattactcAACATTATTTGTAAATTTGATagtgaaaatatttatatttgaaaattacatgcCAAGTTGACAAAGTAATGTCATTTGTATTATCATCTAATTTTAGCATACAAAAACATACGTTGAAAATGAGtcaatagaaaattcaaattaaaaatttcaatacaATTAGGGTAAATTCACAATATACCCCCAATTGGCCAACCACCATAAtctacaaatatattttttttaaatttcttttatgggtgcaattaatttttttttaatctcctaTTTGTGAGGGGTAGGAAAATTTAGAAGTTTTGTGACATTACGACTCTTaacccttgtgtgtgtgtttgtttctaaaaaaaaattgtaattgtcTCATATtacttaagagagtgtgttatGTATAATATATCTTACCCCACTTTCCTTTAAAAGTTACCATaacttttgaataaaattttggtgTACTTTATGTTAACATCTCATTTCCACTCTcttgtgtatgtgtttgtttctaaaagaaagaaagaaaaaaaaaaaaaatcttaaattttataataaatacttTGCGAACAGGTGGGGCGAAATTAGGTGAAGATGGCATGTTGGAAAGAGGATCATCACTATTTTAGATAGAACTTTGGCCTGCTTCCTACCTTTGGTCTCTTTCCCTTGGTCCCTTAATTAATTAGGATACCGTCGCTAAAGcgacttttttgttttgttttaacgAAAGAGTGTTATTATTTGTCGGCCAACAAATTAAATGAGAACATGAGGGGACCAAAATTATATTCTTtaccagaaaaaagaaaaaagaaaacgcAGTTATCCCTTTCTAAAATTTGGGcttttctcacaaaaaaaaaatttttgggcCGTCGAGATTGGAATGCTAGCCGGAGATGGAAATTGAATGGAGAACATTACATTCTTtaccagaaaaagaaaaaaatagagcaattatgaaaaaagttgAAGGCCAGTTCAATATTAGCAATTTAAGCCTTATAATGTGTCAGGATTTGTATTTCTTGaataagttttgatttttttcttagctattttgttaatttattctCTCAAATCTTAATATGCAAAAAATGTAAACAATGATTAAAATGTTTTACCCAGTCATAAATATTCATACAAATTAATGTTTTGCTATTAAGTTAAGTATGTAAGGTATTTGAAACCCTCAtaattgtaaattgtaataaatCATATACGTGATTTCTTTtttagctgaaaaaaaaaaaaaatcatatatgtgatttgtttttaactaggtgaataaattaaaatggtAAGTTTAGCTATCTTATTTTCGACAAACTTAAATAAACCAATTaatctaaaatgaaaaaaagttcactttcaaattagtttgaaggaaaattttgtccatatataaatatatatatatatatatatatatataaagatttaaAATACTTTGGTAAAATCACTATTAAAAAGCAAAAGGTTTTACTTATTTGAatgtcaaataaatttttggatGAAAAGTATAGAATACATTTAACAAACATATCATTAGGGATTACTACTAAGTGTataattgaagagattttttttatagtaaatcaCTACTACCATGCTTTCATCCGATGAGCGGATTTAATAGGCATTTTAGGTTATTAGCTAGTAGAAAAACGAAACGAAATTGAAATCATTAGCTAACTTGTGCTAAGAAATGCTGATCTTACCACTCCAAGCTTGGCCTTAATGTGTTTGATACTATCCAGAGAGAATATCATGTTTGATATCATGATTGGCCGATGCTCGACTCCTTCAATCCCAGACCTTATCGGTGTTCGATCATCTTCAACCAAAGTActttttaaaaagcaaaaaccaaaatcagaTACAGAGTTAAAGATCAAGGAAAAAAGTTTGGGAACTCTTCTACAAGAACTTTCTCTGTTGCTTTTTGACTCTGTGTGTTGGCGTGAAGGAAATGTTAGGGGAAGAGAAGGATTATCAGCTCTTTGCAGACATGAGAGAAGTGCACCCATGAGGGAGTAGCCATCACCAAGCGCATGGTGAAGCTTGAATATGACAGTACCAGCTGCATTGCTTGTTGGATATTTAACGATGTGAATTTCCCATAGTGgtttgttttgtgaaaaatgcTCCATTGAAATCCTTGATATAAAATCTTCAAGATATTCATCGTATGATGTGGGCGACAAGCCAGTGGGGAAAATGGGAACATTAACATGCTCTTCAAGCTTCACCTCAACCCGTTTCCATTGCTTCTCTCCTTTTCCATCCATAACCTGTTCACAAATTCTCTCTACTTAGTGCCACTTTTAAAGGGAATAATGTAAGATTTGTAAGGCTTAGTCTAGAACTTGAATACACTTCACTTTTATGAAGAATCTAGGATACTTACTGGATTGGATGAAAGAGGAAGAATAATGATGGTAACAATATTTTCAGCGAATTGTGCTTTTGAAAATCATCATCCTACATTTCCttacattaaagaaaaaaggacAACAAGAAGAacaatcttatattttttatttcgttcaactagaaaatttaaaaaaagtatcTTGACTCCCATTTAACCTTCCATGCATTTTGCCAGGAGCTTTATAGCTCAATTAATTGACATCTTGGTATGTATAATATTCAGGGTTTAAATCATCTCTTTCTGTTATAACTATATATCAAATCATCAAATATCTTCCattcatttttgtttgtgtatttcttaaaagaggaaaaaatagacaagataatattattttccaAGAAATTGCAATTTTGTTAGTGGGGAAAAACCGCAAAGTAGGCATTTTCTACTTTGAAAAAAAGCAAAtaacatagagagagagagagagagcaccatGATGGAGGAAAAGCGTGGATTAATGGGCAGGAACACATCCTTGAGCAATAACATGGTACGGGCGTGGTTAATTGCAATTGGCACCTCAGTTTCCATAACACCCATAATGGATACCGATAGCACAGAGCTGTTATAGTATTGTGCACTAGGACTTGCTGGCCACAATCCTTCCTTtacatccatttttttttttattgtttctttagcttctataattttgtatttgaaaCAGTTTAATAGCAGACTTGTGGCATTCAAAGTTCAGCTAGaatgttatatttatattatttagaGCACCGACGATAGAAGGCTGTTTGGCCACCATTTTTTGGTCACTCAATTTCTGTcagtcatcactcatcactcattactcTAAATATCAAGTCACTCATTACTCTAAATATCAAGGCTATTTGGCACTATCACTCACTtcccatcactcaatattttttacactatttgtGGGTCCCATATCTGTCACTggtgcaacttttttttttcttcaatacccaaactcaccgaacctagttaaaaagaaaaaagaaaaaaaagagaaccgaacagccaacccagagaagaaaggaaaaaaaaaaaaaagtcaaaggtCAAAAGTTGCAGTTGAGAACTGTTTATGGGTCCCCTATGTatgtttaattacaatattgccattaagttatgagttatggaaaataaaaacagccaaaatatgttttcaatttccataactcataacttaaaaatcagagaattgagtgatggaaacaaagttATGGAAATAGAGTTATCGTTTGCCAAACGAATATTGAGTTATGGGTCCCACTATTTTttagttatgagttatgaaaactgagaattgagttatagAAATAGCCAATCCAAACAGCTCTAAGTTTGTCGTTTGTACAGAAAGTAGTAATACCCCTAAAAAGAAGTGTTTGGTTATATTACATTTTAATCCTTATATATTTTCCTACGACCTCACATCAGGTATTGAGAGTTGTATCAGTTTGTTTCAgccattaaagaaaaataaaaggcgAAAAGCatcttttagtccctacattttcaggcgatttccattttagtccctacattttatttttaccacttttagtccctattctAAAAAACGCTTCCCGTTTTGAtccctgccgttacatcagaaatagagaaagctGACATGGCAAACGgcaagaataaataatattaaattaatgttcacatggcctaaattaataataaaattttttttttggcattaaaaaatgccacgttagcatctaaactaaaaaaaattaatttattaattttaactaaataaaaaaaaattaaaaactaaaaatcagatgaattgagatctaagtgtgtcttaaacaagaacaacaacacaaacccagatctaagaacacaaacccaaaaaattaaaaaaaattaaaagaaaaaaaaaaacaatttagatCTGCCTTCATCTTCAACAAGAACACTAAAGGccacaaacccaaattttaaatataagaacACATGCCCAAATTTTCTAGTATTTTCTTACcctttcttgtcaaccaaacacaaaaacacaaaccgatctCCAAgaagaacacaaacacaaacccagcaataGATCTCTCTTGTCAGCCAaacataaaaacacaaaccggTCTCCAGCaagaatacaaacacaaacccagcagtAGATCTCTCTTGTCagccaaacacaaaaaagaaaacacatacccaaaaatcagcaagaaaacaaacacaaatacaaacacaaacccatcaatCCATCCTCAGCAACAACCTAacaatccaaacacaaaatcacaACCATCCGCGATTTGAAACCCAATGATCCAAAGCTAAACTCAAACCAATGATCCAAAATCTTCAAACCCACCACATCCACAAGCTTAATCCTTCACCGATCTTCAAACCAATCACAACCATCTGATCTTCTACTTTTGTTTCACCGTGAGGAACCTAGGCCGAAGCTCCTCAAGCTTTAATCCTTCATCGTTGACCACCACAGCCATGAACGGTAGTGCGTCCTTTCTGGGTTTGGTTTGTGGTTTTCAAATCCAAACACCATACAATAGTGGCCAAGGGTTTAGATcaatcgagagagagagagagagagagagagagagagagagagagagagagagctgaggGTTTGTGTGAGAAGAGAGCTTGAGATAAGAAAAGACAAGATCTGAAAACCATGGCCATGAAGGTGATGATTGGGTCTTGATCTGAAGAGAGAGGGGCTTTGAGTAGGCCATGGGTCttgatctgagagagagagagagagagagagagagagagagagagagaggggggggctTTAAATTTGGTTTGTGTTTGAATTGGGTGAGATAGTATGGGGCTCTTcaatataatatttgttttgtttattttttccatttaggGCTATCCAGAGCATGAAGAACATGAATTCATGTTCTATTCAAAGTTCTTTGTATTCTtcccaaaaaagagaaaaaaaaaatgataattttttgggtttcaaaatttttaggtTCAAAATCCACTCAAATcttaattaatgtgattttttgtttttaatttttttatttagttaaaattaataattttttttttaaatttagattctgacgtggcattttttaatgctaaaaaacattttttattattaatttaggccacgtggatattaatttagtattatttatttctacCATTTGTCACGTCAGCTTTc of Quercus lobata isolate SW786 chromosome 8, ValleyOak3.0 Primary Assembly, whole genome shotgun sequence contains these proteins:
- the LOC115954539 gene encoding O-acyltransferase WSD1-like codes for the protein MDVKEGLWPASPSAQYYNSSVLSVSIMGVMETEVPIAINHARTMLLLKDVFLPINPRFSSIMVMDGKGEKQWKRVEVKLEEHVNVPIFPTGLSPTSYDEYLEDFISRISMEHFSQNKPLWEIHIVKYPTSNAAGTVIFKLHHALGDGYSLMGALLSCLQRADNPSLPLTFPSRQHTESKSNRESSCRRVPKLFSLIFNSVSDFGFCFLKSTLVEDDRTPIRSGIEGVEHRPIMISNMIFSLDSIKHIKAKLGVTINDVITGIIFLGTRLCMQEINYKSSKSHSTALVLLNTRTMSGAYKSIEEMLEPKSKVPWGNRFSFLHVPMPKFKDDHKSANPLEFVWAANKIIKKKKSSLGVYITSKLLDIVKKLKGPEAAAKFIHGTIWKSSLSISNLIGPLEQVSLDNHPIKGLYYVVLGIPQNLVISIVSYMGSLRVSAVIEKGFLDPQKFKSCVENAFEIILKAADEIPN